CGTTTCCGTATCCACAGGAATAGTGGTATGCCACATTCGCTTTTGGCAGGCCGTTAGGGTAGCATTAATCCTTGCCCTCTTCCAGGGAGCGATGCCCGTCATAGGTTGGCTATTTGGCCTACAAGTTGCTGAGATGATGTCGGATTACGACCACTGGCTAGCCTTCGTTATGCTAACTATTCTAGGTATGAAGATGATTTGGGAAAGTTTTCAAAAGGAGGAAACAAATGGTAAGAAATGCAATCCACTAAAGCTCTCGATTGTTGTTGGTATGGCCATTGCCACC
This portion of the Williamwhitmania taraxaci genome encodes:
- a CDS encoding manganese efflux pump MntP, which encodes MEFFTLLAIAIGLSFDTFAVSVSTGIVVCHIRFWQAVRVALILALFQGAMPVIGWLFGLQVAEMMSDYDHWLAFVMLTILGMKMIWESFQKEETNGKKCNPLKLSIVVGMAIATSIDALVVGVSFAFLQMNILWAALVIGAVTFMAAMLGMLFGKKIGNKLGKKMEIIGGVMLIAIGLKILLEHTGII